One genomic region from Cellulomonas hominis encodes:
- a CDS encoding Lrp/AsnC family transcriptional regulator codes for MLTAIVLIDTDAARIPEVAAAIAEIPGVSEVYSVTGEVDLIAMVRVREHEELADIIADRVSKVDGVVRTQTYIAFRTYSQHDLEQAFALGIED; via the coding sequence ATGCTGACCGCCATCGTGCTCATCGACACCGACGCCGCCCGCATCCCGGAGGTCGCCGCCGCCATCGCCGAGATCCCCGGCGTGAGCGAGGTGTACTCCGTCACCGGCGAGGTCGACCTCATCGCCATGGTCCGCGTCCGGGAGCACGAGGAGCTCGCCGACATCATCGCGGACCGGGTCAGCAAGGTGGACGGCGTGGTCCGCACGCAGACGTACATCGCCTTCCGGACGTACTCGCAGCACGACCTCGAGCAGGCCTTCGCCCTCGGCATCGAGGACTGA